GAAATAATGTTAAATACGGTTTAGTGTCTATGTGCATTGGTGGCGGTATGGGCGCTGCTGGAATTTTTGAAAAAGTATAAATTTTTGGGAGGTTATCATGAAAGGTGGAGAATTTATTATTAAAGAAACTGATAAAAACGAAATTGTTATTCCTGAGGAAATTACTCAAGAGCAAAAACAAATGGCAGAAACTGCAGAAGCATTCGTTACAAATGAAATATTACCAAATATTGATGAAATAGATAAACATAATCTGGATTTACTAAAATCATACCTTGCAAAAGCTGCCGAGCTAGGTTTTTTGGGAATCTATGCACCAGAAGAGTATGATGGAGTTGATTTAGACACAAAAACTACAATTGCAATAGCTGATAAAATGGGTGCTGCGGGCTCTTTTGCCGTGGCATTTGCAGCGCATGTTGGCATTGGAAGCTTACCGTTAATCTACTTTGGCACAAAAACTCAAAAAGATAAATACCTAAAAAAACTTGCGACTGGCGAATGGATTGCAGCATATTGTTTGACTGAACCAGACGCAGGCAGTGATGCTATGAATATAACCACCTATGCTACACTTTCAGAAGATGGCAAGTATTACATTTTGAATGGTTCAAAAACCTATATTACAAATGGTGGCATAGCAAACTTATTTACTGTTTTTGCAAAAATCAATAAAACAGATTATGCAGCATTTTTAGTAGAACGCAGCTTTGAAGGCGTAAGCATAGGCAGAGAAGAAGACAAAATGGGCATAAGGGGTTCGTCCACCACACCTGTGATGTTTGATAATGTAAAAGTACCTGTTGAAAATCTACTTGGTGAAATTGGAAAAGGCTATAAAGTAGCATTCAGTGTTTTGGATGAAGGGAGGTTTTTGCTATCTGTTGCTGCAATTGGCGGAGCTAAAGTAGCTCTTCAGGAAGCCATCAAATACGGTAATCAAAGAAAACAATTTAAGCTACCTATTACAAAATTCGGCGCAATAAAAGAAAAAATTGCAGATATGATTACAAAAATTTATGCAGGCGAAGCTTTAAATTACAGACTTGCAGATCTCTACGACAAAGAAATTCAAAAAATAAACCATGATGATCCAAATTATTATGTAAAAAAACAAAAAGCTCTCGAAGAATACAGTATAGAGTGCTCGATATCAAAAATTTACGGTAGTGAAGCACTTGATTTTGTTGTAGACGAAACTGTTCAAATTTTTGGTGGTTATGGATTTATAAAAGATTACCCTGCAGAAAGATTCTATAGAGATGCAAGAATAAACAGAATCTTTGAAGGTACAAATGAGATTAACAGGCTACTTGTACCTGGTATAATGCTAAAAAAAGCTATGAAAAACGAGCTTCCATTGCAGCAGAGTGCAATGGCGGCATTTGAAGCTCTAATAACACCGTCTTTTGATGAAATTGATGAAACAAAAAAATATGCAGTTGAAAAAAATCTTATAAAAAATCTAAAAACTTTGTATCTAGCTTTAAGTGGTATGGCAGTTCAAAAATACATGGATAACATTAAAAAAGAAGAAGAAGTTCTTTTTGCTTTAGCTGATATTGCAATAAACATTTTTGCTTTGGAAAGTGCTGTTTTAAGGGCAGATAAAGCACAGGATATTGTAAACCCAAATAAACTGCCTTTATATGACAGTGTTGTCAAAACAGTTACTTTTGAGTGTACAAACAATATAGAAGAGGCGGCAAAACGCGCGGCATTTTATATTGGAGGCGATGCATTACAAAGCATTTTAAGTGGTATTAGAAGATTCACAAAGTACGATGCAAATGAGCTATTAGAAGCAAAAAGATTCCTCGCAGACACCGCAATAGATCAAGAAAAATACATATTTTAATTTAAAAGGGGGCTTAATGCCTCCTTTTTTTGGGGTGATCTATGTATAATGTAATTTTAAATGAAAATCAAAAAAAGATTTTTGAAGAAGCAAGTGAGTTTGTAAAAAGTGTTGACAAACAATTGCTTATTGATATG
This portion of the Desulfurella sp. genome encodes:
- a CDS encoding acyl-CoA dehydrogenase family protein, producing the protein MKGGEFIIKETDKNEIVIPEEITQEQKQMAETAEAFVTNEILPNIDEIDKHNLDLLKSYLAKAAELGFLGIYAPEEYDGVDLDTKTTIAIADKMGAAGSFAVAFAAHVGIGSLPLIYFGTKTQKDKYLKKLATGEWIAAYCLTEPDAGSDAMNITTYATLSEDGKYYILNGSKTYITNGGIANLFTVFAKINKTDYAAFLVERSFEGVSIGREEDKMGIRGSSTTPVMFDNVKVPVENLLGEIGKGYKVAFSVLDEGRFLLSVAAIGGAKVALQEAIKYGNQRKQFKLPITKFGAIKEKIADMITKIYAGEALNYRLADLYDKEIQKINHDDPNYYVKKQKALEEYSIECSISKIYGSEALDFVVDETVQIFGGYGFIKDYPAERFYRDARINRIFEGTNEINRLLVPGIMLKKAMKNELPLQQSAMAAFEALITPSFDEIDETKKYAVEKNLIKNLKTLYLALSGMAVQKYMDNIKKEEEVLFALADIAINIFALESAVLRADKAQDIVNPNKLPLYDSVVKTVTFECTNNIEEAAKRAAFYIGGDALQSILSGIRRFTKYDANELLEAKRFLADTAIDQEKYIF